The genomic segment GACTTCTCTCTTTCGATTCGACGCACCGCCGTGAGCGGCTGACGCACACGGAAGTTCCCCACCTGGACTTCGACCTCGTCTTCGTCAGGGAGGACAGCCACCACCTCACCTTCGAGACCGAGCGCTGGAACTTCCACCCGATCACCCACTCGCACCGCAGCGGCTGCCGAACCTGGAGCCGAAGCCGCGCGAAGTCGCCGACGTGCCTCTTCCAGTGCTCTGATACTTTCCTCGACCACACGGGGTGCTGGATAGACAGTCGATTCAGCGCGTCGCTCGAGACGACGCACCAGCTCGCGCACCCGACGGAGTTCGGTTTCAACCTCGACCAGCGCTGCCGCCCGTGCTTCGTCTCGCTCCCGTTGCGCCTCAGCGAGCAGCCGTTCGGCCTCGGCGCGGAGACTCTCCGCTTCTGCTCGTGCCCGCGCTGCTTCCGCTGCTTCCTTCTCTGCCCGAGCGAGACGAGCCTGCAGTTCCGCGATCCACCTGTCGAGTTCCAGTTGACCACCTGTAACCAGCTTCTGCGCTCGGCGCACGATCGATTCCGGCAGGCCGAGACGACGGGCGATCTCGAGCGCGTGTGAACGTCCCGGTAACCCGATACGGAGCCGATAAGTCGGACGCAATGTCACTGGATCGAACTCGACGCTGGCATTCTCCAACCCGGGCGTACCGGCTGCGAACGCTTTCAACTCCGGGTAGTGTGTCGTCACGACACCGAGCACGCCGAGCTCCAACAAGCGCTCGAGAATGGCGCGCGCCAGCGCCGACCCTTCCTGCGGATCGGTGCCAGCTGCCAGCTCGTCGAGGAAAACCAGGCTCTCCGCGTCCGCTTGCTGGAGCGTCGCCACGATTCGTTTCATGTGTGATGAGAAGGTCGAAAGGTTCTGTTCGATGCTCTGTTCGTCACCGATATCGACGAAGACTGCTGGGAAGACGCTCAGGCTGCTTCCCTCCGCAGCGGGGATAAAGAGGCCAGCTTGTGCCATGAGGACGAGCAAGCCGACCGTTTTCAGTGCGACCGTTTTGCCGCCGGTGTTCGGACCGGTGATGACGAGAATCCGGAAGCGTTCGCCGAGTTCGATGTCGAGAGGCACGGCGGTCTTGGGATCCAGTAGCGGATGACGAGCCTGGCGCAAACGGATGCGCTTGTGCGGGTGGCCACCGGGGAAGGCCGTTCGGCGAGCTTCCACAAGCTCCGGTTCAGTCGCAGCGAGATCGGAAGCGAACCGCGCTTTCGCCAGGGCGAGGTCGAGTGCCGCACCAGCTTCGACCAAGCGCAGGAGTTCCTCGCGATGCTCAGCGATCAGCTGCGTCAACTTCCGCAGGATGCGTTCGATCTCGTGCGCCTCGGCTGCTTGCAGCTCCCGCCAGCGGTTGTTCAAGTCCAGAATTTCGAGCGGCTCGATGAACACCGTTTGGCCACTACCGGAAACGTCGTGCACGATACCGGGAACGCTCGAGCGGCGATCAGCACGAACCGGAATCACGTAGCGCCCTTCACGAACCGTAAAATAGGCTTCCTGAACCGCATCCTCGCGCTCGACAAGGAGCCGCCGCAGTCGCTCGAGCAACCGTTCGTGGGCGTCTTTCAGCGCGTGCCGGATCCGCGCCAGCTCGGGCGATGCCGAGTCGAGAACCTCACCGCGCGGCCCGATGCTCCGAGCCAGTTCAGCGCGAAGCCCGGGGAGATCCGGCATCGCCTCGATGAACTCGCCGAGATTCGGAAAGCGCTCACGCCAGCGCTCCTGCTCACCGAACTGACGTCGGACGACGCGGGCTGCTTCCAGTGTGTCCAAAATAGTCCGGAGCCCGATCGGCTCGAGAACCATCCCGTGACACGCCTGCTCGATCAACGAA from the Thermomicrobium sp. 4228-Ro genome contains:
- a CDS encoding endonuclease MutS2 — encoded protein: MSDLVRLLEFDKVREMLAARCQYSVARERALELVPSADPVHVTYLLAVTREAVRLLAERPDFSIGGFRDIRSLIEQACHGMVLEPIGLRTILDTLEAARVVRRQFGEQERWRERFPNLGEFIEAMPDLPGLRAELARSIGPRGEVLDSASPELARIRHALKDAHERLLERLRRLLVEREDAVQEAYFTVREGRYVIPVRADRRSSVPGIVHDVSGSGQTVFIEPLEILDLNNRWRELQAAEAHEIERILRKLTQLIAEHREELLRLVEAGAALDLALAKARFASDLAATEPELVEARRTAFPGGHPHKRIRLRQARHPLLDPKTAVPLDIELGERFRILVITGPNTGGKTVALKTVGLLVLMAQAGLFIPAAEGSSLSVFPAVFVDIGDEQSIEQNLSTFSSHMKRIVATLQQADAESLVFLDELAAGTDPQEGSALARAILERLLELGVLGVVTTHYPELKAFAAGTPGLENASVEFDPVTLRPTYRLRIGLPGRSHALEIARRLGLPESIVRRAQKLVTGGQLELDRWIAELQARLARAEKEAAEAARARAEAESLRAEAERLLAEAQRERDEARAAALVEVETELRRVRELVRRLERRAESTVYPAPRVVEESIRALEEARRRLRAASAPGSAAAAVRVGDRVEVPALGLEGEVVAVLPDEDEVEVQVGNFRVRQPLTAVRRIEREKSPTQIHQLRTRSTIILPTSTVEPELHLRGLRVDEALSRLDRYLDRAALAGLPWVRIVHGKGTGTLRQSIHDYLRDHPLVERWELAGPGEGGHGVTIVYLRS